The Kroppenstedtia pulmonis genome has a segment encoding these proteins:
- a CDS encoding fumarylacetoacetate hydrolase family protein — protein sequence MKILRYRYHGEVKYGVWKKEGIQPLEGSLFHYKETEALLPLDQVQILSPLRPTKLIAIGRNYADHAKEKGNPIPDEPMMFLVSPTAVIGTGEAICLPSVNDPIEYEGELAVVIGKRGKSIPADQASKYILGYTGAIDVSNRALQKKDGQFTRAKSFDTFKPLGPVIETELDPSDLFIRLQVNEELRQDGRTSDMVHSIPSLIEAISSVFPLEPGDVILTGTPAGVGRLYPGDEVVMEIEGIGELRHQVKG from the coding sequence TTGAAAATCCTTCGTTATCGTTATCATGGCGAAGTAAAGTATGGAGTGTGGAAGAAGGAGGGTATCCAGCCGCTGGAGGGTTCTTTGTTTCATTACAAGGAAACAGAAGCTCTCTTGCCCCTGGATCAAGTTCAGATATTATCACCTTTGCGACCGACCAAACTGATTGCAATAGGGCGTAATTATGCAGATCATGCCAAGGAAAAAGGCAATCCGATTCCTGATGAGCCAATGATGTTTTTGGTTTCTCCCACTGCCGTTATCGGTACCGGAGAGGCGATCTGTCTGCCATCTGTTAACGATCCCATTGAATATGAAGGGGAATTGGCTGTTGTTATCGGTAAAAGAGGTAAATCCATTCCGGCGGATCAGGCATCTAAATACATATTGGGATACACGGGGGCTATTGATGTATCCAATCGGGCATTACAAAAAAAAGATGGTCAATTTACCCGGGCCAAATCCTTTGATACATTTAAACCTTTGGGGCCTGTCATTGAAACGGAATTGGATCCTTCAGATCTGTTTATCCGTTTACAGGTGAATGAGGAATTGCGACAGGATGGCCGAACATCGGATATGGTTCATTCCATTCCTTCTTTGATTGAAGCCATATCCTCAGTCTTTCCCCTGGAGCCCGGAGATGTGATTCTAACCGGAACTCCGGCAGGAGTGGGTCGGTTGTACCCCGGAGATGAAGTAGTGATGGAAATTGAGGGCATAGGTGAATTAAGACATCAGGTGAAAGGGTGA
- a CDS encoding ABC transporter ATP-binding protein, producing the protein MGFVSIRHLYKQFGPIVALKNVQLDIEEGEFFALLGPSGCGKTTMMRCIAGFETPTSGKIEIGGKDVGPIPAYRRSCGMVFQSYALFPHLTVFENVAYSLQIRRFYQGGASAKVGVLAGMISRRLARINREIERKVLENLDLVELSHLADRLPGQLSGGQQQRVALARALIMKPAVLLMDEPLSNLDKKLRGSMRSLIRNIQRKVGITTLFVTHDQEEAMSMADRVAVMSEGHVIQVDTPSKLYSHPINSFVADFVGSSNIVKGELLPNPEEGESEVILSEGVRLVTSCTGDRGVREVLVRPESIQLYPAAQAPTDVSCKLTGKIQWATYLGANVRYEVDIGPQIMQVDTVFQVGEALYQEGDEVALVIDPDQVVVL; encoded by the coding sequence ATGGGGTTTGTATCGATCCGTCATCTATATAAACAGTTTGGACCGATCGTCGCTTTGAAAAATGTCCAGCTGGATATTGAAGAGGGGGAATTTTTTGCCCTTTTAGGTCCTTCGGGTTGCGGTAAAACGACTATGATGCGATGCATTGCCGGGTTTGAAACTCCCACATCAGGAAAGATCGAAATCGGAGGGAAAGATGTTGGCCCCATCCCCGCTTACCGACGAAGCTGTGGGATGGTTTTTCAAAGCTATGCCTTATTCCCTCACTTGACGGTATTTGAAAATGTAGCTTACAGTTTGCAAATACGGCGATTTTATCAAGGAGGGGCCAGTGCCAAAGTGGGAGTACTGGCAGGGATGATCAGTCGCAGATTGGCCCGGATTAATAGGGAAATTGAAAGAAAGGTTCTGGAAAACCTGGATTTGGTGGAGTTGTCCCATTTGGCTGATCGCCTTCCCGGTCAGCTTTCAGGGGGTCAACAACAACGGGTTGCTCTGGCCCGGGCTTTGATCATGAAACCGGCGGTACTGTTAATGGATGAGCCCCTGTCCAATCTGGATAAAAAACTACGGGGAAGTATGAGATCTCTAATTCGGAATATTCAGAGGAAGGTGGGGATCACCACTCTTTTTGTAACCCATGATCAAGAAGAAGCGATGAGTATGGCGGATCGGGTTGCGGTAATGTCTGAGGGACACGTTATTCAGGTGGACACCCCATCAAAATTGTACAGTCACCCGATCAATTCCTTTGTAGCCGATTTTGTCGGTTCTTCCAATATTGTAAAGGGAGAGCTGCTGCCTAACCCTGAGGAAGGTGAGAGTGAAGTGATCTTGTCAGAGGGGGTTCGGCTGGTTACATCCTGTACGGGAGACAGAGGAGTTCGGGAAGTGTTGGTTCGTCCGGAAAGCATTCAGTTGTATCCGGCAGCCCAGGCACCGACAGATGTTTCTTGCAAATTGACGGGGAAAATCCAGTGGGCTACCTATTTGGGAGCCAATGTGAGGTATGAGGTTGACATCGGGCCACAGATTATGCAAGTGGATACCGTGTTTCAGGTTGGAGAAGCTCTCTATCAAGAAGGGGACGAGGTGGCACTGGTCATCGATCCGGATCAGGTGGTGGTGTTATGA
- a CDS encoding YktB family protein, with amino-acid sequence MKNWTGFNQTDFQVFSIPGLTPRMEALKTHIRPKLETLGENICPFLSELTEREMYVHVAKHARRTVHPPDETWVAWSPEKRGYKAHPHFQTGIREDHVFAMFALIYECPHKPRFAQNLSRQIDELLPGIPSSFVISQDHTRPEVTSLEELGQPGLQKILKRLEQIKKAEFLCGVQIQRQDPILQEPERLEQKIKETFQVLTPLYRLAVLSE; translated from the coding sequence TTGAAGAATTGGACAGGATTTAATCAGACTGATTTTCAGGTATTTTCAATCCCCGGATTAACCCCCCGGATGGAGGCCTTGAAAACACATATTCGACCCAAGTTGGAGACTTTGGGGGAAAATATCTGTCCCTTTCTGTCGGAACTGACAGAAAGGGAAATGTATGTTCATGTCGCCAAACACGCCCGAAGAACGGTTCACCCTCCGGATGAAACCTGGGTGGCATGGTCGCCGGAAAAGCGGGGATATAAAGCACATCCTCATTTTCAGACAGGAATCAGAGAAGATCACGTATTTGCCATGTTCGCCCTTATTTATGAGTGCCCCCATAAACCGAGATTTGCTCAGAATTTATCCCGGCAGATCGACGAACTGCTCCCTGGAATTCCTTCTTCCTTTGTCATCTCTCAAGACCATACCCGCCCGGAAGTCACTTCACTTGAAGAATTGGGACAACCAGGTCTGCAAAAAATACTGAAGCGTTTGGAACAGATCAAAAAAGCTGAGTTTCTCTGTGGAGTTCAGATTCAACGACAGGATCCCATTTTGCAAGAGCCGGAAAGGCTGGAACAAAAAATCAAGGAAACCTTTCAAGTCCTTACTCCATTGTACCGATTGGCCGTCCTGTCAGAATAA
- a CDS encoding deoxyribonuclease IV, with product MMQLGCHISVAKGFYKASRRAWELGAGSFQVFTKNPRGLRPKKLNVEDAEKGVEFCREHQLKVVAHTPYITNLSTPKEDLHEVTVRSIKEDLHIAEAYGAVGAVVHCGKHVGEGVKYGTRRMVETLNEILAEYEGKTRLLLENTAGQGTELGLDIKDLVQIREATDYPEKIGFCFDTCHAFAAGSWNGDTFDELIALMEETGYIKDLVAIHFNDSKVPFGSRKDRHEKIGQGEIGAVALSKFLRCSQLEGLPVVLETPVKDESEYEEEISYLHQLKKGQESA from the coding sequence ATGATGCAATTGGGTTGTCATATCAGTGTGGCAAAAGGCTTTTATAAAGCATCCCGTCGGGCCTGGGAACTGGGAGCGGGTTCATTTCAAGTCTTTACCAAAAACCCCCGGGGCTTAAGACCCAAGAAACTGAACGTCGAAGATGCAGAAAAAGGGGTGGAATTTTGTCGGGAGCATCAACTGAAAGTGGTGGCTCACACCCCTTATATCACCAATTTGTCTACCCCCAAGGAAGATTTACACGAGGTGACAGTCCGTTCGATTAAAGAAGATCTGCACATAGCAGAAGCCTATGGAGCAGTCGGAGCCGTGGTACACTGCGGCAAGCATGTAGGTGAAGGGGTGAAGTACGGAACCCGACGGATGGTGGAAACTTTAAATGAGATCTTGGCTGAATACGAAGGAAAGACTCGTCTGCTCTTGGAAAATACAGCCGGTCAAGGGACTGAACTGGGATTGGATATTAAGGACTTGGTTCAGATTCGGGAAGCGACGGATTATCCGGAAAAGATCGGGTTTTGCTTTGATACATGCCATGCTTTTGCTGCGGGATCCTGGAACGGAGATACATTTGACGAATTGATCGCCTTGATGGAGGAAACCGGGTATATAAAAGATCTTGTGGCTATCCATTTTAATGACAGCAAAGTACCTTTTGGTTCCCGGAAAGACCGACACGAAAAGATTGGACAAGGGGAAATCGGTGCCGTTGCTCTGTCTAAGTTCCTGAGATGCTCCCAGTTGGAAGGGTTGCCGGTGGTTTTGGAGACACCTGTCAAGGACGAATCGGAGTATGAAGAGGAAATCAGTTATCTCCACCAACTGAAAAAGGGGCAGGAAAGCGCATAG
- a CDS encoding glycerophosphodiester phosphodiesterase, with protein MKKIEVYAHRGYSAVAPENTVAAFRQAAEVKADGIELDVQLSRDGEVIVIHDETVKRTTGQKGKVKDLTLEELHRLDAGSWFSADWKGEKIPTLNEVLQLAAESGMKVNIELKNNKYPYPGLEEKVLQSVEYFGLMKKTIISSFNHYSLRRVKERVPQVETAILYMASLFEPWNYTKRIGVASIHSYWPTTEKEMVEQCHKLSLPVRPFTVNRVQEMRRLIRLGVDGVITDKVEQFQAELESQQEFDVVNMSGK; from the coding sequence TTGAAAAAAATTGAGGTTTATGCTCATCGGGGATACTCGGCAGTGGCACCGGAAAATACAGTGGCTGCTTTTCGTCAAGCGGCAGAAGTTAAAGCAGACGGTATAGAGTTGGATGTACAGCTTTCCCGAGACGGTGAGGTAATCGTGATCCATGATGAAACGGTCAAACGTACAACGGGTCAGAAGGGAAAAGTGAAGGATCTGACATTGGAGGAATTGCACCGTTTGGATGCGGGAAGCTGGTTTTCCGCCGATTGGAAGGGTGAAAAAATCCCGACTTTAAATGAAGTACTTCAGTTGGCGGCAGAGTCGGGTATGAAGGTGAATATTGAACTGAAAAACAATAAATATCCTTATCCGGGACTGGAAGAAAAGGTTTTGCAATCAGTGGAGTATTTCGGTTTGATGAAAAAAACCATCATATCCTCCTTTAATCATTACAGTCTGCGACGAGTTAAAGAGCGAGTCCCACAGGTGGAAACAGCGATTCTGTATATGGCTTCTTTGTTTGAACCCTGGAATTATACAAAAAGAATTGGTGTTGCTTCCATTCATTCTTACTGGCCCACCACTGAAAAGGAAATGGTGGAACAGTGTCACAAGCTGTCCCTTCCAGTTCGTCCTTTTACTGTAAATCGGGTCCAGGAGATGAGACGATTGATTCGTCTGGGAGTAGATGGCGTTATCACTGATAAAGTGGAGCAGTTTCAAGCCGAGTTGGAATCGCAACAGGAATTCGATGTCGTAAACATGTCCGGTAAATGA
- a CDS encoding HAD-IIA family hydrolase: MRGYIFDLDGTVYLGEQPIPGAAEAIAALRQRGDQVVFLSNKPIATRESYMEKLNRMGIPVSLEDVLNSSLVAARYLQSLCHPREKVLVVGEEPICKELIRHGIPLTEDPEEARYVLLSWDRGFTYEKLTRVFQAWMRGAEVIASNPDRTCPTEKGLLPDTGGIIGALEGVTGKPIQQVVGKPSSLMAEAAVEQLGVDCASCFVVGDRLETDIRMGNQAGMTSVLVLTGVSTREEAYTSCDRPRYIVESIAEVVDLE, translated from the coding sequence ATGAGGGGTTATATTTTTGATTTGGATGGTACGGTTTATTTGGGTGAACAGCCGATTCCCGGTGCAGCTGAGGCTATTGCGGCTCTGCGTCAACGAGGTGACCAAGTGGTGTTTCTCTCCAACAAACCAATCGCGACACGGGAATCCTACATGGAAAAGCTAAATCGTATGGGAATACCGGTCAGCCTGGAGGACGTGTTGAATTCTTCGTTGGTGGCGGCGCGATACCTGCAGTCATTGTGTCATCCAAGAGAAAAGGTGTTGGTTGTTGGGGAGGAGCCCATTTGCAAGGAACTGATCCGGCATGGAATTCCACTGACTGAAGATCCTGAGGAAGCCCGTTATGTTCTTTTATCTTGGGATCGAGGCTTTACTTATGAAAAGCTGACTCGAGTTTTTCAGGCCTGGATGCGAGGAGCGGAGGTGATCGCATCCAATCCTGACCGTACTTGTCCCACAGAAAAAGGACTTTTGCCGGATACCGGCGGGATTATTGGAGCACTGGAGGGAGTTACGGGAAAGCCGATCCAACAGGTGGTGGGTAAACCTTCTTCCTTAATGGCCGAAGCTGCAGTGGAGCAGTTGGGGGTGGATTGTGCTTCTTGTTTTGTAGTGGGGGATCGCTTGGAAACGGATATTCGAATGGGAAATCAAGCAGGTATGACATCCGTGTTGGTACTGACAGGAGTAAGCACACGAGAGGAAGCTTATACCAGTTGTGATCGACCCCGGTATATTGTAGAAAGCATTGCGGAAGTAGTGGATTTGGAGTAA
- a CDS encoding aminotransferase class I/II-fold pyridoxal phosphate-dependent enzyme, producing the protein MVNQNLTPLFTRLQEHASKNPVQFHIPGHKKGHGMDPEFRSFMGDQALSIDLINIEPLDDLHHPHSVIQEAQQLAAEAFHAEHTYFSVQGTSGAIMTMVMSVAGPGEKIIVPRNVHKSVLSAIILAGGHPVFVHPDMDENLGIAHGVTRREVVRTLEQHPDAKAVLLINPTYFGVAGNLKGIVEDVHRWGIPVLVDEAHGVHTHFHDRLPLSAMQAGADMAATSMHKLGGSLTQSSLLNVRGSLINPRRVQTIISMLTTTSTSYLLLASLDAARRYLATQGKVLLDQTLELADYARKSINEIPGLRCVGREILGSEAAFDMDETKLIIHLHNLGITGYDAEKWLRNHFGIEVELSDLYNILCLVTPGDTQHTMDILIHALKQLSLETFTGNKKNHEPIRIPAIPLLAVSPRDAFYSVTETVPLREADGYVMAEFIMIYPPGIPVLLPGERITKENIDYIQSHLDAGLPVQGTEDPQVQTVRVIRE; encoded by the coding sequence ATGGTGAATCAGAACCTGACTCCGTTGTTTACTCGATTGCAAGAGCATGCATCAAAAAATCCCGTTCAGTTTCATATACCCGGTCATAAAAAAGGACATGGCATGGACCCGGAGTTTCGGTCTTTCATGGGAGATCAGGCATTATCCATCGATTTGATCAATATCGAGCCTTTAGATGATCTGCACCACCCTCACAGCGTGATTCAAGAAGCCCAACAACTGGCGGCAGAGGCATTCCATGCAGAGCATACCTATTTTTCGGTTCAGGGAACCAGTGGTGCCATTATGACCATGGTCATGTCGGTTGCAGGGCCTGGGGAAAAGATCATTGTGCCACGCAATGTACATAAATCCGTTCTGTCTGCCATCATCCTGGCAGGAGGCCATCCTGTATTTGTCCACCCTGACATGGATGAAAACCTGGGGATCGCCCACGGTGTCACCCGCCGGGAAGTGGTCCGTACTTTGGAACAACACCCTGATGCCAAAGCTGTCTTACTGATCAATCCCACTTATTTCGGTGTAGCCGGCAATTTGAAAGGAATAGTGGAGGATGTCCATCGCTGGGGCATCCCGGTATTGGTGGATGAAGCCCACGGTGTACACACACACTTCCATGACCGCCTGCCCTTGTCCGCTATGCAGGCAGGTGCAGATATGGCTGCAACGAGTATGCATAAATTGGGAGGCTCCCTGACTCAGAGTTCCCTTCTCAATGTGAGAGGTTCCTTGATCAATCCCCGTCGGGTCCAAACCATTATCAGTATGTTGACAACTACTTCCACCTCCTATCTGTTACTGGCTTCTTTGGATGCCGCTAGAAGATATCTGGCTACCCAGGGCAAAGTATTGTTGGATCAAACCTTGGAACTGGCTGATTATGCCCGGAAATCCATTAATGAAATTCCTGGCCTTCGTTGTGTAGGGAGAGAGATCCTGGGCAGTGAAGCTGCCTTTGATATGGATGAAACCAAGTTGATCATCCATTTACACAACCTGGGAATTACCGGTTATGATGCGGAGAAATGGCTTCGCAACCACTTTGGGATCGAAGTTGAACTTAGCGATCTGTATAACATTCTTTGTCTTGTTACACCTGGTGATACTCAACATACCATGGATATATTAATTCATGCGTTGAAACAGTTATCCCTGGAAACATTTACTGGTAACAAGAAGAATCATGAACCGATACGTATTCCCGCTATCCCTTTGTTAGCCGTTTCTCCCAGAGACGCCTTCTACTCTGTTACAGAAACCGTTCCGTTACGGGAAGCAGACGGATACGTGATGGCGGAATTTATTATGATTTATCCTCCCGGCATTCCTGTCTTACTCCCAGGAGAACGGATTACCAAGGAAAATATCGACTATATCCAAAGTCATTTGGATGCAGGCTTGCCTGTTCAGGGTACGGAAGATCCACAGGTGCAAACGGTCCGGGTAATCCGGGAATAA
- a CDS encoding YlaH-like family protein, whose amino-acid sequence MEALNEWLKETPLVAYFSILIMTGIVYKVAFARQLPILKSLVVYFTLAIGCALFWLMFMLGFPIMEILLVTLVIIVLARFRMGKGKKEEKTSP is encoded by the coding sequence ATGGAAGCGTTGAATGAGTGGTTAAAAGAGACGCCATTGGTAGCCTATTTCAGCATTTTAATCATGACCGGGATTGTTTATAAAGTAGCCTTTGCCCGGCAGCTGCCGATTCTTAAGTCACTGGTAGTTTACTTCACATTGGCGATAGGGTGTGCTCTGTTTTGGCTTATGTTTATGCTCGGTTTTCCGATCATGGAGATCTTGTTGGTGACATTGGTAATCATTGTTCTTGCCCGTTTCCGAATGGGAAAAGGGAAAAAAGAGGAGAAAACAAGTCCGTAA
- a CDS encoding ABC transporter permease yields the protein MKQGRWTRLNGMKLIQWLIFLFFLVFLVVPLVSIFLVSFTGEPVNLFGSLTDAKVMSSTIKKLSSFTLDGYRSLFQDSRYGTALWNSLKLSTGVAILVTLLCLPMSYAFARTRMPFKKTFAALATIPLVMPTFISSYAFTLMFGQTGWVNHIWRALGGDGVLFEIKSMLGIVCVQVFFFFPYALWPMVAAFKNGGGELEEASENLGAQGWFTFFRVTLPLAGPGVISSMLLVFTISFSDFGTPIIMAPKDLNLIVVEAYREIAGFFNWSGAAVLTVIMVLVAAFFFWMQRLVIKGKEYGTISGKPVRIKPVEHKGVLTGLTLYTGIVMVVPLLAVGSIFLSSIATTWGHHALPNGYTLKHYFSIFSSSSQNIFNSLVLASGSLLLSIVLATFISYFVIRRGSSGLDFFSSIPLVVPGIALGIALIQTFNAAPLHLTGTALLLIIAYTIRRMPYMIRSTMGTMMAIRRDIEEAAVNLGASNLIAALTVVGPLMLPGIFAGAILVFVTVIKETSVSILMAPTNWAPMSLAVFQNLLRGQLYTASAMSILIIVIVILLQSIARKMTRDQLY from the coding sequence ATGAAACAGGGAAGATGGACGCGGTTGAATGGAATGAAACTGATTCAATGGCTGATCTTCCTGTTTTTCCTTGTCTTTCTGGTGGTTCCTCTGGTATCGATTTTTCTGGTCAGCTTTACAGGGGAGCCGGTTAATCTGTTTGGGAGTTTGACAGATGCCAAGGTAATGTCCTCCACGATAAAGAAACTTTCTTCATTCACCTTGGATGGCTATCGCTCACTGTTTCAAGACTCCCGCTACGGAACAGCATTGTGGAACAGTCTGAAATTGTCCACTGGGGTGGCAATATTGGTTACCCTGCTCTGTCTTCCCATGTCTTATGCCTTTGCCCGTACCCGTATGCCATTTAAGAAGACATTTGCCGCCTTAGCCACAATCCCCCTGGTCATGCCTACGTTTATTTCATCCTATGCCTTTACGTTGATGTTTGGGCAGACGGGATGGGTCAATCATATCTGGCGGGCTCTGGGGGGAGATGGGGTTCTGTTTGAAATCAAGTCCATGTTGGGGATTGTATGCGTGCAGGTTTTTTTCTTTTTCCCCTATGCCTTGTGGCCCATGGTAGCGGCCTTTAAAAATGGGGGCGGTGAATTGGAAGAGGCTTCAGAAAACTTAGGTGCCCAGGGTTGGTTTACGTTTTTTCGTGTTACGCTTCCCTTGGCAGGTCCAGGTGTAATTTCCAGTATGCTCTTGGTATTTACGATCAGCTTCTCTGACTTCGGAACCCCGATCATCATGGCTCCCAAGGATCTGAACCTGATTGTTGTGGAAGCATACCGGGAGATTGCCGGATTTTTCAATTGGTCCGGTGCAGCTGTCTTGACCGTGATCATGGTTTTAGTGGCCGCCTTCTTTTTCTGGATGCAGCGATTGGTTATCAAGGGAAAAGAGTATGGAACAATCTCCGGGAAGCCAGTACGGATCAAGCCCGTTGAACATAAAGGTGTGTTGACCGGTTTAACACTGTATACCGGGATAGTGATGGTGGTTCCGCTCTTGGCGGTGGGATCGATTTTCCTTTCTTCCATCGCCACAACCTGGGGACATCATGCTCTGCCCAATGGATATACGTTGAAGCACTATTTTTCGATTTTCAGCAGTTCGTCACAAAATATATTCAACAGTTTGGTACTTGCCTCCGGTTCGTTGCTGTTAAGTATTGTGTTGGCAACTTTTATCTCCTATTTCGTAATCAGAAGAGGTTCATCCGGGTTGGATTTTTTTTCATCGATTCCTTTGGTGGTGCCTGGAATCGCATTGGGCATTGCGTTAATTCAGACCTTTAACGCAGCTCCCTTGCATCTGACAGGAACAGCATTGCTTTTGATTATTGCCTATACCATCAGACGAATGCCTTACATGATCCGTTCCACGATGGGGACCATGATGGCGATCCGTCGTGATATTGAAGAAGCAGCCGTAAATTTAGGTGCTTCTAATCTCATAGCAGCCTTAACCGTGGTAGGGCCCTTGATGTTACCCGGTATATTTGCCGGAGCCATTCTTGTTTTTGTAACCGTGATCAAAGAGACCAGCGTTTCCATCTTAATGGCCCCCACAAATTGGGCTCCCATGAGCTTGGCTGTGTTCCAAAATTTATTGAGAGGTCAGTTGTATACAGCATCAGCAATGTCCATTCTGATCATTGTCATCGTGATCCTGCTTCAGTCTATTGCCCGTAAAATGACGAGGGACCAATTGTATTGA
- a CDS encoding leucyl aminopeptidase: protein MEWKVTKEPLYTLATDCLVVIQTQGGESLKGCIRAMDEALDHRISQLMADGEITGRYQEVTMTHNWGKIPAKRLLILGMGKEEDLTLEKLRNGISVAACKARDAGVKRLTLGCSKNLSERWNAADLVQALVEGVELGVYRYRGYKQENSKENRREIEEVWLSLEDVSDSAFEAGLERGRVFAAGTKAARNLVNEPANKLTPSALAEYAKKIADHLGMKAEILDEKKLKELNMNALLAVSKASAEEPRMIVLSYQGAPDSQEVLGLVGKGVTFDSGGIQVKPDNGMGDMKGDMAGAAAVLGAMEVIGSLRPHCNVTAVIPACENMINGNGYRPGDVIDSFSGKTIEIQHTDAEGRLILADGLSYARRLGATSLVNVATLTGAVIVALGRSVTGLMTNHEDWGDEVKEAARVAGEKVWELPMFEEYEEYLKSSVADLKNEGGREAGCIQGGIFLKHFVEDTPWVHLDIAGTADTKGKEGFAATGAGVRTLAQLALRFSGK, encoded by the coding sequence ATGGAGTGGAAAGTTACAAAAGAGCCATTGTATACTTTGGCCACAGATTGTTTGGTGGTGATTCAGACTCAGGGGGGCGAATCACTGAAAGGCTGTATCCGGGCTATGGACGAAGCATTGGATCATCGAATCTCTCAACTGATGGCAGACGGTGAGATTACCGGTCGATATCAGGAAGTCACCATGACTCATAACTGGGGGAAAATTCCGGCTAAACGACTTCTCATTTTGGGTATGGGTAAAGAAGAGGATCTTACACTGGAAAAGTTAAGAAACGGGATTTCTGTGGCTGCCTGTAAAGCGCGAGATGCCGGTGTAAAACGACTGACACTGGGATGTTCCAAAAATTTGTCCGAGCGGTGGAATGCCGCTGACCTCGTACAAGCCTTGGTTGAAGGTGTCGAACTCGGGGTTTATCGTTATCGGGGTTACAAACAAGAAAACTCCAAGGAAAATCGCCGGGAAATTGAAGAGGTCTGGCTCAGCTTGGAAGATGTGAGTGACTCCGCTTTTGAAGCCGGCTTGGAAAGAGGACGTGTTTTTGCTGCTGGAACCAAGGCGGCCAGGAATTTGGTCAACGAACCAGCCAATAAATTAACTCCTTCCGCCTTGGCGGAGTATGCAAAAAAAATCGCGGATCATCTCGGAATGAAAGCTGAGATTCTGGATGAAAAGAAACTGAAGGAACTAAACATGAATGCCTTGCTGGCTGTTTCCAAAGCGAGTGCGGAAGAACCGCGAATGATCGTTTTATCCTATCAGGGAGCACCGGACAGTCAGGAAGTCCTCGGATTGGTGGGTAAAGGAGTCACTTTTGATTCCGGAGGTATTCAGGTAAAACCGGATAACGGCATGGGTGACATGAAGGGGGATATGGCAGGGGCAGCCGCGGTATTGGGTGCAATGGAAGTCATTGGCTCCCTTCGACCCCACTGCAATGTGACGGCAGTAATCCCCGCCTGTGAAAACATGATCAATGGAAACGGTTACCGGCCGGGAGATGTTATTGACTCCTTCAGTGGTAAAACCATTGAAATTCAACACACTGATGCGGAAGGACGATTGATCCTGGCAGATGGATTATCGTATGCCCGTCGTTTGGGTGCTACTTCTTTGGTTAACGTGGCAACGCTTACCGGGGCTGTCATTGTTGCTCTGGGCCGTTCGGTCACCGGTTTGATGACCAATCATGAGGATTGGGGTGACGAAGTCAAGGAAGCGGCTCGGGTTGCAGGGGAGAAAGTATGGGAGCTGCCGATGTTTGAGGAGTATGAGGAATATCTGAAGAGCAGCGTAGCGGATTTGAAGAACGAGGGTGGCAGAGAAGCCGGTTGCATCCAAGGTGGCATATTCCTCAAGCATTTTGTTGAGGATACTCCTTGGGTTCATCTGGATATTGCCGGTACGGCAGATACGAAAGGAAAAGAAGGCTTTGCCGCAACGGGAGCAGGTGTGCGGACTTTAGCCCAGCTGGCTCTTCGGTTCAGTGGAAAATAA
- a CDS encoding iron-sulfur cluster biosynthesis family protein, whose amino-acid sequence MNIKVTSPAVEAIRDKRGKERDSLRLAVVSEGCGCGADIVFDMEWDQPQRDDLRMKKEEIQFLVDPDSLLYFDSEVIVDYHEEKGTFSLKSDSQIYANHIRL is encoded by the coding sequence ATGAACATTAAGGTGACATCCCCGGCTGTGGAAGCCATACGAGACAAGAGAGGGAAGGAAAGGGATTCTCTTCGGTTGGCGGTGGTGAGCGAGGGGTGTGGCTGTGGTGCCGACATCGTGTTTGACATGGAATGGGACCAGCCTCAGAGGGATGATCTGCGAATGAAAAAAGAGGAAATTCAGTTTCTTGTTGATCCAGACAGCCTCCTGTACTTTGATTCTGAAGTGATTGTAGATTATCATGAGGAAAAAGGAACTTTTTCCTTGAAAAGTGACAGCCAAATTTATGCCAATCATATTCGTTTATGA